ACCCTGGATTTATACGATTTTAGCCGGTCTGAGCGGCGGAGCAGCTTTGGTTTACCTGGCGTTTGGCGAAGAATACCGGATGGACCGAATCAAGACATTTCTCGATCCCTGGCAAGATCCGGTCGGACATGGCTGGCAGGTGATACAGTCGTTATACGCCATCGCTTCCGGCAGGCTGACCGGTTTGGGGTATGGGAAAAGCAGACAGAAATACGGTTATCTGCCGGAATCCATGAGCGATTTTATTTTTGCTATCGTTGCGGAAGAAACGGGTTTGCTTGGCGCCGGCGCCCTGATTCTGCTCTTCATTGTTTTTCTTTGGCGCGGTTATCTCATATCCCGCAAAACAGACGATATTTTCGCCTCTTTTTTGGCGATCGGTTTTACCTCCATGATCTGTCTGCAGGCAATTGTCAATATGGCGGTGGTTACTTCCTCCATTCCTGCAACCGGGATCACGCTGCCGTTTATCAGTGCGGGCGGTTCTTCTCTGGTCATGTCGCTGATTGCCGTGGGGTTGATACTGAATGCCTCCCGCGCCAGACCAAGTGCTTCCTAGTGCCGGAAAGGATGTGTTGACATGCGACTGGTTGTGACCGGCGGTGGTACCGGCGGGCATATCAATCCGGCCATTGCTTTAATCAAGGAATTGCAGGCGAGACCGGAACCCCTGCAGGTGTTATATCTGGGTACGCAAAGAGGAATGGAATCCGAGTTGGTCATGCAGGAAGGGATCCCATTTTCCGTGATCTCTTCCCGCGGTTTTCAACGTAAAATCT
This genomic stretch from Negativicutes bacterium harbors:
- the ftsW gene encoding putative lipid II flippase FtsW; translated protein: MAGSKRRLPDIWLFLTVLMLVGFGLIMVYSSSSVTAPQLGVESNYYALNQVKWAIMGFAVMFVTALLPLDWFKKGAMPFYIFGLLLLAALYIPALAINRNGATRWLNLGFTTFMPSEAAKIAVVVLLAKKFSEIQGNLCQLKDVAYCAVLILIPCAFILKQPDYSTMLIVIGTAAIMMFIAGLPWIYTILAGLSGGAALVYLAFGEEYRMDRIKTFLDPWQDPVGHGWQVIQSLYAIASGRLTGLGYGKSRQKYGYLPESMSDFIFAIVAEETGLLGAGALILLFIVFLWRGYLISRKTDDIFASFLAIGFTSMICLQAIVNMAVVTSSIPATGITLPFISAGGSSLVMSLIAVGLILNASRARPSAS